From Synechococcus sp. A10-1-5-1, a single genomic window includes:
- a CDS encoding HU family DNA-binding protein, producing MNKADLVNLVAARTELTKTDVAQVVDAAIDTIIDSVVEGKKVSILGFGSFEPRERSARQGLNPKTGQKIKIPAKRVPAFTAGKLFKDRVQG from the coding sequence ATGAACAAAGCTGACCTCGTCAATCTCGTGGCTGCTCGCACCGAGTTGACCAAGACCGACGTGGCCCAGGTGGTCGACGCGGCTATCGACACCATCATCGATTCGGTTGTCGAAGGCAAAAAAGTGTCGATCCTGGGCTTCGGCTCCTTTGAGCCCCGCGAGCGTTCTGCCCGTCAAGGCCTGAACCCCAAGACCGGCCAGAAGATCAAAATTCCTGCCAAGCGCGTCCCTGCCTTCACCGCCGGCAAGCTGTTCAAGGATCGCGTTCAAGGCTGA
- a CDS encoding MBL fold metallo-hydrolase, whose protein sequence is MSEENPKLAASGSVFAEPLPEGRPPRQVLENLWLFAPNRDTLGGSAWWLETPELPECSGLLIDCPGLNQANLAFLQQRGPGRMVLTSRDGHGRTRRFQEELQWPVSLQEQEAYLLPTVTGLEPFASEHCLGRGYSLRWTPGPTPGSAVLLADTAFHGGPLLFSGRLLSPVAAGEARPLRTRRSFHWSRWLRSLEALQLWLPRSTPVGLASGAGLGALRGEALIADVQKQLETLDWAALRCQEPI, encoded by the coding sequence ATGAGTGAGGAGAACCCCAAGCTGGCTGCATCAGGTTCGGTCTTTGCCGAGCCCTTGCCAGAAGGGCGTCCGCCTCGCCAGGTGTTGGAGAACCTCTGGTTGTTTGCCCCCAACCGCGACACCCTCGGGGGCTCAGCCTGGTGGCTTGAGACCCCGGAGTTGCCGGAATGCTCCGGCCTTCTGATCGACTGCCCGGGTCTGAACCAGGCCAACCTCGCTTTCCTCCAGCAGCGCGGCCCAGGCCGCATGGTGTTGACCAGTCGTGATGGCCATGGCCGCACCCGACGTTTTCAAGAAGAGCTGCAGTGGCCGGTCTCCCTGCAGGAGCAGGAGGCCTACCTGTTACCCACCGTGACCGGACTCGAGCCCTTCGCGTCAGAGCACTGCCTGGGCCGCGGTTACAGCCTGCGCTGGACCCCTGGTCCTACCCCCGGTAGTGCCGTGCTGCTTGCCGATACGGCGTTCCATGGCGGTCCGTTGTTGTTCAGCGGGCGGCTGCTCAGTCCCGTTGCTGCGGGTGAGGCCCGTCCGTTGCGCACCCGCCGATCGTTTCATTGGAGCCGCTGGTTGCGCAGCCTTGAGGCCTTGCAGCTCTGGTTGCCGCGTTCAACTCCCGTTGGCTTGGCCAGTGGGGCTGGCTTGGGAGCGCTGCGCGGAGAGGCGTTGATTGCCGATGTTCAGAAGCAGTTGGAGACCCTGGACTGGGCTGCCCTGCGGTGCCAAGAACCCATCTAG
- a CDS encoding DUF3119 family protein has protein sequence MSPSTVTGSGPNPEQGAILAPRIWVPLGVLILGVACLLINIWAAALVSVFGLFLLIQSQILRLQFCAEALIVWRGNTVLRRFPYSEWLNWTLFWEPFPVLFYFREQQSIHFLPVLFDANSLREQLNRHVIAQP, from the coding sequence ATGAGCCCTTCGACCGTGACTGGATCCGGCCCCAACCCAGAGCAGGGCGCCATTCTGGCCCCGCGCATCTGGGTGCCCTTGGGCGTCCTGATCCTGGGCGTGGCCTGCCTTCTGATCAACATCTGGGCCGCAGCGCTAGTGAGTGTCTTTGGTCTCTTCCTGCTGATCCAGAGCCAGATCCTGCGCTTGCAGTTCTGCGCCGAGGCCCTCATCGTCTGGCGCGGGAACACCGTCCTGCGCCGATTTCCCTACAGCGAGTGGCTGAATTGGACGCTGTTCTGGGAGCCCTTCCCTGTGCTGTTCTATTTCCGTGAACAGCAAAGCATTCACTTCCTGCCGGTGTTATTTGATGCCAACAGCCTGCGCGAGCAGCTCAACCGTCACGTGATCGCCCAGCCATGA
- a CDS encoding MFS transporter, producing the protein MAATPQAPSDAVDLRGRPRQRLLWAYGLGDVGTGMGASLIGFYLLRFYVAAGLPPWLAGLAYGLGRLWDAVNDPIVGWLSDKTVNTQLGPRLPWILWSAVPLGASMALMWWLPPWESIWTKFWVFLVVSVVANSLYTCVNLPYTALAAELTTDVGLRTRLNTSRFTGSILATITAALLAGVLVGNLGDPSSYLPVGLVSGVIISASGLLCGWGLLPAARNCQRPEPTPGTTRKLLRRVAQNGRFLMVLGLYLLLWCSLQLMQAVSLFFLPVVLQVPEGLSKLILLPFLLSSLGGLWLWNTVSHRAGRLQALRQGGLLWVAGCLLVMVLQPLNPALPVMAASNLLKLVLLVLSIVLAGVGASTAYLIPWSLLPDAIDADPEKPAGQYTAWMVLAQKVCISAVIALLGMVLSASGYDEALANTAQPTSALVAIRLCMGIIPAVLVVLGLVVTRRWPERGLHLEAS; encoded by the coding sequence TTGGCCGCCACGCCTCAAGCCCCTAGCGATGCCGTCGATCTGCGGGGCCGCCCCAGGCAGCGCCTGCTCTGGGCCTACGGCCTGGGGGACGTGGGCACCGGCATGGGTGCTTCCCTCATCGGCTTCTATTTGCTGCGCTTCTATGTCGCAGCAGGCCTCCCCCCCTGGCTCGCCGGCCTGGCCTATGGACTGGGGCGCCTCTGGGATGCCGTCAACGACCCGATCGTCGGCTGGTTAAGCGATAAGACCGTCAACACCCAACTCGGCCCTCGGCTCCCCTGGATCCTCTGGAGCGCCGTGCCGCTGGGTGCCTCCATGGCCCTGATGTGGTGGCTGCCGCCCTGGGAAAGCATCTGGACCAAGTTCTGGGTGTTTCTGGTGGTCTCCGTGGTCGCCAACAGCCTCTACACCTGCGTCAACCTCCCCTACACAGCCCTTGCCGCCGAACTGACGACCGACGTCGGCCTGCGCACTCGGCTGAACACCTCCCGTTTCACAGGCTCGATCCTGGCCACGATCACCGCCGCGCTTCTGGCGGGGGTCCTGGTGGGCAACCTGGGTGATCCCTCCTCCTACCTACCCGTCGGACTGGTCTCCGGCGTGATCATCAGCGCCTCTGGCCTGCTCTGCGGCTGGGGCCTGTTACCGGCCGCCCGCAACTGCCAACGCCCCGAACCCACCCCCGGCACCACCCGCAAGTTGCTCAGGCGGGTTGCCCAGAACGGCCGCTTCCTCATGGTGCTGGGCCTCTACCTCCTGCTCTGGTGTTCCCTGCAGCTGATGCAGGCGGTCTCGCTCTTCTTCCTGCCTGTGGTGCTCCAGGTGCCCGAGGGCCTGAGCAAGCTCATCCTCCTCCCCTTCCTGCTCAGTTCCCTCGGGGGTCTCTGGCTCTGGAACACCGTTTCCCATCGGGCTGGACGCCTGCAAGCCCTGCGCCAAGGGGGGCTGCTTTGGGTTGCCGGTTGCCTGCTGGTGATGGTGCTGCAACCCCTCAATCCGGCCCTACCGGTCATGGCCGCCAGCAATTTGCTCAAGCTGGTTCTACTGGTCCTATCCATCGTCCTGGCTGGGGTCGGGGCCTCCACCGCCTATCTCATTCCCTGGTCCCTGTTGCCCGATGCGATTGATGCCGATCCGGAGAAGCCGGCCGGCCAATACACCGCCTGGATGGTCCTGGCCCAGAAGGTCTGCATTAGTGCGGTGATCGCTCTACTGGGAATGGTGCTCAGCGCCAGCGGTTACGACGAAGCCCTGGCCAATACGGCCCAACCGACCAGCGCCCTGGTGGCGATCCGGCTGTGCATGGGCATCATTCCCGCAGTGTTGGTGGTTCTTGGGTTAGTGGTAACGCGCCGCTGGCCCGAGAGGGGCCTGCATCTTGAAGCCAGCTAG
- the hemB gene encoding porphobilinogen synthase yields MELTYRPRRLRRSPALRAMVRETSLSPADFIYPLFVHEGASNEPIGAMPGCQRWSLDGLVQEVGRAWELGIRCVVLFPKVADGLKTEDGAECFNEGGLIPRAIRRLKEVHPGMAIMTDVALDPYSCDGHDGIVSGEGVVLNDETVALLCKQAVAQARAGADLIGPSDMMDGRVGAIREALDEEGFEHVGIISYTAKYASAYYGPFREALDSAPRAVASKPIPKDKSTYQMDPANAREAITEAQLDEQEGADIMMVKPGLAYLDIIHRLREESELPIAAYNVSGEYAMVKAAAEKGWIDERAVVLETLLCFKRAGADLILTYHACDAAQWMRQG; encoded by the coding sequence ATGGAGCTCACCTACCGCCCCCGCCGCCTGCGCCGTTCCCCTGCCCTGCGGGCCATGGTGCGGGAGACCTCCCTCAGCCCCGCCGATTTCATCTATCCACTGTTTGTTCACGAGGGGGCCAGCAATGAGCCGATCGGCGCCATGCCCGGCTGTCAGCGTTGGAGCCTTGATGGGCTGGTGCAGGAAGTTGGTCGTGCCTGGGAGCTGGGGATCCGTTGCGTGGTCCTCTTCCCCAAGGTGGCCGATGGCCTGAAGACTGAAGACGGGGCCGAGTGCTTTAACGAAGGAGGACTGATCCCCCGGGCGATCCGCCGCCTGAAGGAGGTCCATCCCGGGATGGCGATCATGACCGACGTCGCCCTGGACCCCTATTCCTGCGACGGCCATGACGGGATCGTCAGCGGTGAAGGGGTGGTGCTGAACGACGAAACCGTGGCGCTTCTCTGTAAACAGGCCGTCGCTCAAGCCCGCGCTGGTGCTGATCTGATTGGTCCCAGCGACATGATGGATGGCCGTGTCGGCGCTATCCGCGAAGCCCTCGATGAGGAAGGCTTCGAGCACGTCGGCATCATTAGCTATACGGCGAAATACGCCTCGGCGTACTACGGCCCCTTCCGCGAAGCCCTGGATTCAGCACCACGCGCTGTGGCCAGCAAGCCCATCCCCAAGGACAAGTCCACCTATCAGATGGATCCGGCCAACGCCCGCGAAGCCATCACCGAGGCCCAGCTCGATGAGCAAGAGGGCGCCGACATCATGATGGTCAAGCCCGGTCTGGCCTACCTCGACATCATTCACCGCCTCCGGGAGGAGAGTGAATTGCCGATTGCGGCTTACAACGTCAGTGGCGAGTACGCCATGGTCAAGGCGGCCGCCGAGAAGGGCTGGATTGATGAGCGTGCCGTGGTGCTCGAAACCCTGCTTTGCTTCAAGCGCGCTGGTGCTGACCTGATCCTCACGTATCACGCCTGTGATGCAGCTCAGTGGATGCGCCAGGGCTGA
- a CDS encoding TolC family protein: MGLRALRHLLLAIAVLLPVCAGAREQNIPPALLPLVKSFEAYARDLDRLDGVLKLAPADVPAAQVTPELLQQLRPPPPGALPAQVEAVAVEQRLRLDLQQVIAVAVQNDPVLQEQIARVQEQQGWLKSVRGRLYPILGLNIGGGYSQQKVGSLAWQGNESIYGVDSAFYVPTGGWARTQTNVGDGFALLQLDYELLSFERNAALAEVKAELQASQQRYGNRLRQLQLNVSEAYYQLQLADQLRRIRQVVVDNDTVIYDQVMAMKIAGLVPRVDLLRAEAMLQQSRFRLQQADALRLGQQRRLSNLVNAPFQITLEASEAVRLQPPWPLDLQQTIVRGFQDNPQLEALQSARTALLRQADRRAAELLPRLGLFATGGYLAAQSTSPLVDLQGCCKGPAYIPGLNAQSGEWAAGVRLNWRLFDAGITSGAVAASRAAAGRTLQMEAAERNAIRQRLESAYYDHRAALSQIIAANASFRAAREAYRDSRARFEFGLADYTDLADTIRSLTTAMEQQAEAMTLANVSYAQLLRELLPVPTTLDAPVSLPITLSAAQD; the protein is encoded by the coding sequence ATGGGGCTGCGCGCGTTACGCCACCTTCTGCTCGCCATTGCCGTTCTCCTGCCGGTCTGTGCTGGTGCGCGCGAACAAAACATCCCGCCGGCGCTGCTGCCGCTGGTCAAGAGTTTTGAGGCCTATGCCCGGGACCTCGATCGCCTGGATGGGGTCCTGAAGCTCGCCCCAGCGGATGTTCCCGCCGCCCAGGTCACACCAGAGCTGCTGCAACAGCTGCGCCCCCCGCCGCCCGGAGCCTTGCCGGCCCAAGTGGAAGCCGTTGCCGTTGAGCAGCGGCTGCGGCTGGATCTCCAGCAGGTCATCGCTGTGGCGGTGCAGAACGATCCGGTGTTGCAGGAGCAGATCGCCCGCGTGCAGGAGCAGCAGGGCTGGTTGAAGTCGGTCCGTGGTCGGCTCTACCCGATCCTGGGACTGAACATTGGCGGCGGCTACAGCCAGCAGAAGGTGGGCAGCCTCGCCTGGCAGGGCAACGAGAGCATTTACGGCGTTGATTCCGCCTTCTATGTCCCCACAGGCGGGTGGGCGCGCACCCAGACCAATGTCGGGGATGGATTTGCCCTGCTTCAGCTCGACTACGAGCTGCTGAGCTTCGAGCGCAACGCTGCCCTCGCTGAAGTCAAGGCGGAGCTCCAGGCCTCCCAGCAGCGCTACGGCAACCGCCTGCGGCAGCTGCAGCTCAATGTGAGTGAGGCCTACTACCAGCTGCAACTGGCTGACCAGTTGCGCCGCATTCGTCAGGTCGTCGTCGACAACGACACCGTCATCTACGACCAGGTCATGGCGATGAAGATCGCTGGCCTGGTGCCCCGGGTGGATCTCTTGCGTGCTGAGGCGATGCTTCAGCAGAGTCGATTTCGCCTGCAGCAGGCCGACGCCCTGCGGCTAGGACAGCAGCGGCGCCTGAGCAATCTGGTCAATGCACCCTTCCAGATCACCCTGGAGGCGAGCGAGGCCGTCCGCCTCCAGCCGCCCTGGCCGTTGGACCTGCAACAGACCATCGTCCGAGGCTTCCAGGACAACCCCCAGCTCGAGGCCCTGCAATCAGCCCGTACAGCGTTGCTGCGTCAGGCGGATCGCCGGGCTGCAGAGTTGCTGCCGCGGCTCGGGTTGTTTGCTACGGGTGGCTACCTGGCGGCCCAGTCCACCTCGCCCTTGGTGGATCTGCAGGGCTGCTGCAAGGGTCCGGCCTACATCCCAGGTCTGAATGCACAGAGTGGGGAATGGGCCGCTGGGGTGAGGCTCAATTGGCGCCTCTTCGATGCAGGCATCACCTCTGGGGCGGTGGCTGCAAGCCGCGCGGCGGCGGGCCGCACTCTGCAAATGGAGGCGGCTGAGCGCAATGCGATTCGCCAACGCCTCGAATCGGCTTATTACGACCATCGCGCAGCCCTCAGCCAGATCATTGCGGCGAATGCTTCCTTCAGGGCCGCTCGTGAGGCCTACCGCGATAGTCGCGCCCGCTTTGAGTTCGGCCTGGCGGATTACACCGACCTGGCGGACACGATTCGGTCACTGACGACGGCCATGGAGCAGCAGGCCGAAGCGATGACCTTGGCCAATGTCAGCTATGCCCAGTTGCTGCGGGAGTTGTTGCCTGTTCCCACCACGCTTGATGCGCCGGTGAGCTTGCCGATCACTTTGTCGGCCGCGCAGGATTGA
- the gluQRS gene encoding tRNA glutamyl-Q(34) synthetase GluQRS has translation MAALLPTHLRTLQAEVADLRATARRGRYAPSPTGRLHLGNLRTALLSWLITRLQGGEWLLRIDDLDTPRNRPGAEASIQDDLRWLGLFWDGPVLRQSERRGLYASVLSALRRSGQLYPCRCSRRMLADVSAPHGRSGVYPGFCRSLTPHWGLKDRRLPSWRLRLEPGSLQWQEQLGPEGCLDALREVGDVVLRRADGFLAYHLATAVDEWALGISDVVRGLDLWPATGPQVAVLEQLGVDPPRYWHLPLWMDAQGQRLSKRDGGLGLALWQDQGLSPDVAIGRLAASLELVPAGAKLSAEELLQQSQLERLRRLLRQPQVVSFGVES, from the coding sequence ATGGCCGCCTTGCTACCCACCCACCTCAGGACCCTGCAGGCCGAGGTTGCTGATCTGCGGGCAACGGCTCGCCGGGGTCGCTACGCGCCCTCCCCCACGGGGCGACTTCACTTGGGCAACCTCCGTACGGCCTTGCTCTCGTGGTTGATCACCCGGCTGCAGGGCGGGGAGTGGTTGCTGCGGATTGACGATCTCGATACTCCGCGCAATCGTCCGGGCGCTGAGGCCAGCATTCAAGACGACCTGCGCTGGCTGGGTTTGTTCTGGGATGGCCCGGTGCTGCGCCAAAGCGAGCGTCGCGGTCTCTACGCCTCTGTCCTGTCGGCGCTGCGTCGTAGCGGTCAGTTGTATCCCTGCCGTTGCAGCCGCCGGATGTTGGCTGATGTCTCAGCTCCCCACGGCCGATCGGGGGTCTATCCCGGTTTCTGCAGATCCCTCACTCCGCATTGGGGCCTGAAGGATCGACGGCTGCCGAGCTGGCGTCTGCGTTTGGAGCCGGGCTCGCTCCAGTGGCAGGAGCAGCTGGGCCCTGAGGGCTGCTTAGACGCTCTTAGGGAGGTGGGTGATGTGGTCCTGCGCCGGGCTGACGGCTTCTTGGCGTATCACCTGGCGACCGCGGTGGATGAGTGGGCCCTGGGTATCAGTGATGTCGTCCGTGGCCTTGATCTTTGGCCGGCCACGGGTCCTCAGGTCGCTGTTCTTGAACAACTGGGCGTCGATCCGCCGCGTTACTGGCACCTCCCCCTCTGGATGGATGCCCAGGGCCAGCGCTTGTCCAAAAGAGACGGGGGGCTGGGGCTCGCGCTTTGGCAGGACCAAGGCCTGAGCCCAGATGTAGCGATCGGCCGCCTGGCTGCCTCACTGGAGCTGGTGCCCGCGGGAGCCAAGCTCAGCGCTGAAGAGCTTCTGCAGCAGAGTCAGTTGGAGCGCCTGCGGCGGCTCTTGCGCCAGCCCCAGGTCGTGTCTTTTGGGGTCGAGTCTTAA
- a CDS encoding ABC transporter permease produces MPARRLPAWLLPRWLTRLGESLLIGGQAVSALAKGQINPNDLIAELMEAGPGSFLIILITGLAAGTVFNIQAASELVKQGAGSTVGGILALGLAREIAPILTATLVTGKVATAYAAQLGTMKVTEQIDAITMLRTDPVQYLVVPRLLAMIVMTPVQCLAFFAVAIWSGQVSSAILYNIPPDVFWNSVRGWMQPSDLPAMLLKAVVFGLQIAVIACGWGLTTRGGPKEVGTSTTGAVVMILVTVSLVDVVLTQLLFGS; encoded by the coding sequence ATGCCTGCCCGTCGCCTCCCCGCCTGGCTTCTCCCCCGCTGGTTGACCCGCTTGGGCGAGAGCCTGCTGATTGGTGGTCAAGCCGTCTCCGCCCTGGCCAAGGGCCAGATCAACCCCAATGACCTGATCGCCGAATTGATGGAGGCTGGCCCCGGCAGCTTCCTGATCATCTTGATCACGGGTCTAGCGGCCGGCACGGTCTTCAACATCCAAGCCGCCTCCGAGCTGGTTAAACAGGGGGCCGGATCCACCGTGGGCGGGATTCTCGCCCTGGGGCTCGCCCGGGAAATTGCTCCGATCCTCACAGCCACCCTGGTGACGGGCAAGGTGGCGACGGCCTATGCCGCCCAACTGGGGACGATGAAGGTCACCGAGCAGATCGATGCGATCACGATGCTGCGCACCGACCCGGTCCAGTACCTCGTGGTCCCGCGCCTGCTGGCAATGATCGTCATGACCCCGGTCCAATGCCTCGCCTTCTTTGCGGTGGCGATCTGGTCGGGCCAGGTCAGTAGCGCGATCCTCTACAACATCCCGCCCGATGTCTTCTGGAACTCCGTTCGGGGCTGGATGCAGCCCTCCGACCTGCCGGCGATGCTGCTGAAGGCCGTGGTCTTCGGCCTTCAGATTGCTGTGATCGCGTGCGGCTGGGGTCTCACCACCCGGGGTGGCCCCAAGGAAGTGGGCACCAGCACCACCGGTGCTGTGGTGATGATCTTGGTGACTGTCTCGCTGGTGGACGTGGTCTTAACCCAATTGCTCTTCGGCTCATGA
- a CDS encoding glycogen-debranching protein, producing MASIHLGQPWPLGAQATPRGVNFSLAAPSASRIELLLFRDGSASEPEQTIELHSAHRSGDIWHVEVEGVGIGCCYAYRVFGPLQPGQHGYNPSKLLLDPCARAIAGWDVYKRVDALGGMPNTAKCLKGVVTERDRFDFRAAPRPRHSWQRTLIYELHVGGFSRGQGSPVSQEAQGTYLGLIELIPYLKGLGITTIELLPVMAFDPHDAPEGRMNYWGYSPLSWLAPHHGYQQGDDPLQIRHQVRQLVTACHQAGLEVLVDVVYNHTCEGNQAGPTLSWRGIDDRLYYHQNAKGDYLDVSGCGNSIAANRPLVRRLILESMRCWALELGVDGFRFDLGIALSRGEELAPLDKPPLFEEIEADPELSDLKLVSEPWDCGGLYRLADFPARRIGSWNGRFRDDVRRFWKGDEKSCWAMGQRLSGSPDLFGGQPAVLGRSITFLTAHDGYTLNDLVSYGGKHNLANGEDNRDGDNHNNNWNHGAEGPCSDPEIQALRNRQVRNLLATLLLSPGVPMLLMGDEVRRSQGGNNNTWCQNNILGWMHWMPDTEDLALKEFLQRLIQIRHRWADLFNPEVPHAEAKSTRFDQPGHLTRQWHGPKLGQPDWASWSHTLAWSLNDGQRGPLIWCGMNAYSEDLSFEVPKGSSGWLQLINTAEADAAPAAPQPWSGSAQTLRSRSLVLLVEQSCS from the coding sequence TTGGCTTCGATCCACCTCGGACAGCCCTGGCCCCTAGGGGCGCAAGCCACACCCAGGGGGGTGAACTTTTCACTGGCCGCCCCCAGTGCCAGCAGAATTGAACTGCTGCTGTTTCGCGACGGGAGCGCCAGCGAACCGGAGCAGACGATTGAGCTCCACAGCGCGCACCGCTCAGGCGACATCTGGCATGTCGAGGTGGAGGGCGTCGGCATCGGCTGCTGCTATGCCTACCGGGTCTTTGGCCCCCTGCAACCGGGCCAACACGGGTACAACCCCTCGAAGTTGCTCTTGGATCCCTGCGCCCGTGCCATCGCGGGGTGGGACGTCTACAAGCGTGTCGATGCCCTCGGAGGAATGCCGAACACGGCGAAGTGCCTCAAGGGGGTCGTCACCGAACGGGATCGCTTTGATTTCCGCGCTGCTCCGAGACCGCGCCACAGCTGGCAGCGAACCCTCATCTATGAATTGCACGTGGGCGGCTTTAGCCGCGGCCAGGGCAGCCCCGTCAGCCAGGAGGCGCAGGGGACCTATCTGGGATTAATCGAACTGATTCCCTACCTCAAGGGACTTGGGATCACGACGATCGAACTGCTGCCGGTGATGGCCTTCGATCCCCATGACGCTCCCGAGGGGCGGATGAACTACTGGGGCTACAGCCCCCTGAGTTGGCTGGCACCCCATCACGGCTACCAGCAGGGAGACGATCCACTGCAGATCCGCCATCAGGTGCGTCAACTGGTGACCGCGTGCCATCAGGCCGGTCTCGAGGTGCTGGTGGATGTGGTTTACAACCACACCTGCGAGGGCAACCAGGCGGGCCCCACCCTGAGCTGGCGCGGGATCGATGATCGGCTCTACTACCACCAGAATGCCAAAGGCGACTACCTGGATGTCAGCGGCTGCGGCAACTCCATCGCCGCGAACCGCCCCCTGGTGCGGCGCTTGATTCTGGAATCCATGCGCTGTTGGGCCCTAGAGCTCGGGGTCGATGGCTTCCGCTTCGACCTCGGCATCGCCCTGAGCCGCGGTGAAGAACTCGCTCCGCTGGACAAACCTCCGCTGTTTGAAGAGATCGAAGCCGATCCAGAGCTCTCCGATCTGAAGCTGGTCAGCGAACCATGGGACTGTGGCGGGCTCTATCGCCTGGCTGATTTTCCAGCGAGGCGCATCGGCAGCTGGAATGGTCGCTTCCGCGATGACGTCCGACGCTTCTGGAAAGGGGATGAGAAAAGTTGCTGGGCGATGGGACAACGGCTGAGCGGAAGTCCCGATCTCTTCGGCGGCCAACCGGCGGTCCTGGGGCGCAGCATCACCTTCCTGACCGCCCATGACGGCTACACCCTGAATGATCTGGTGAGCTACGGCGGCAAGCACAACCTTGCCAACGGCGAGGACAACCGCGACGGGGATAACCACAACAACAATTGGAATCACGGCGCCGAGGGGCCCTGCAGTGATCCCGAGATCCAGGCCCTGAGAAATCGGCAAGTGCGGAACCTGCTAGCCACGCTGCTGCTCTCCCCTGGGGTGCCGATGCTGCTTATGGGCGATGAAGTGCGCCGCAGCCAAGGCGGGAACAACAACACCTGGTGCCAGAACAACATCCTCGGTTGGATGCATTGGATGCCGGACACTGAGGATCTCGCTTTAAAAGAGTTCCTTCAGCGCCTGATTCAGATCCGCCACAGGTGGGCTGATTTATTCAATCCGGAGGTGCCCCACGCCGAAGCCAAGTCCACTCGCTTCGATCAGCCAGGACATCTCACTCGGCAGTGGCACGGCCCCAAGCTCGGACAACCGGATTGGGCCAGCTGGTCCCACACCCTGGCCTGGAGCCTGAATGATGGCCAGCGCGGTCCCCTGATCTGGTGCGGCATGAACGCCTACTCAGAGGACCTGAGCTTCGAAGTCCCCAAGGGCAGTAGCGGTTGGCTCCAACTCATCAACACCGCTGAAGCCGATGCTGCGCCAGCAGCCCCCCAACCCTGGAGCGGTTCAGCACAGACCTTGAGAAGCCGCAGCTTGGTGCTCTTGGTGGAGCAGAGCTGCTCCTAG